The stretch of DNA GCTTTTTCCAGCGCCATGGCCTTGGTGGCGGAGTGAATCGCCTGCAGGAACGGCAGGTTTTCGTAGATGGTCTTGGTCAGCAGATAGACAAACTGCTCATCCACGTCGGCGTGGGTGGCCAGGAAGTTGGGTTGGGCGATGGTGTGCCAATCCGCCGTCTGTCCCGGATAGGTTCCGGCCTTGATCAGGTACGGCGTCCACAGGCCCAGGCCGCCATCGGCTTTCTTGGCCAGCTCGGGGCTGAAGTTGAGCGGGGTGATCTTGTTGCCTGCCGAGGCAAACAGTTTGGTGATGGCGCCCGTGGGCACGCCCGCCGGGGTGTTGACCCCCGCCACGCGGCCATCCTGCAGCGCCTCGGCTGAGGGGCCGTAACCGGCGTACATCAGGTCGTAGTCGTTATCGATGTCCACGCCCAGATTGCCGAAGATCTTGCGGTTGGAGCCGATGGTGCCAGAGTTCTTCTTGCCCAGCGCCATCTTCTTGCCTTTGACCGCCATCACGTCGGCGGCGGTTCCGGTTTTGGCGTACTCCTTATCCAGCACGATCTGCTCGACGTTCTGCCACAGCATGGTGACCGAGCGCAGGTGAGTCTGCTTACCGGATTTGGCCACCGGGCCGGTGCCATTCCAGGCGTAGGAGCCGAACAGACCTTGCAGAATGGCGAATTGGGCCTCTTTTTCGCGGATCAGCTTGACGTTCTCGCCGGAACCAGCGGAGTTGATGGCGGACATGCCCATTTTGTGTTTGGGCTGAATCTTCACTTTGGTGAGGGTGGCCAGGGCGACGCCGACGGGGTAGTAGGTGCCGCCGGTGCTGGCGGTGGCCAGCAGAAAATCCTGGTTGGCGCGCGCGTTGGGCGCTCCGGCCAGGGCCACCGAGGCCGCGACCACGGCGCTCAGAGCAATCTTTCCGAGTAATCGCATTGTCATTCTCCTAAAAGGCGCAAACGTCTTACGGTGGTTGCCTCACAATTCGAAATGTAGGCGATGTTGGTTTGATCATAGTGGTATTATGTGCGTCGGGTCTAGCGTGTTTTCCCTTTGATTCCATTACAGTAGATTCCTGTAAATGCGCCAGAAGCGATTTGCAGGGGGTGGCCGGGTTGGTGGGCGGCGTCTTATGCAGCAGTTTTGGTCCTCAATTTGGTTTGTCGCCCAGGTCACAGGGCCAATTTTTTTGTTGGTGGCCCTGGGCGCCTGGTTGCGCGTGATCAAGGTGATCGACGAGCGCTTTGTGGAGGATTCGGCGCGGGTGGTGTTTCGCGTGGCGCTGCCCACGCTGATTTTCATGGCGATTGCCAAAACCGACCCGTCGGAGCTGATGCGCCCGGCGGTGCTAGGCTGTTTTGTGGCGGCGACATTGGCGAGTTTTGGCGGGGTTTTCTGGATCAGCGGGCAGTTCCGCATGGCGGCGGCGGATCGCGCCGCCTTCGTGCATGGGGCGTTTCGCAGCAACTACGGCATCTTCGGCCTGGCCATTGGACTGAACAGCTTTGGCCAGGAAGCTTTGGTGGTGGGGTCAGTGATCCTGGCGCTGCTGATCCCGCTGTATAACATCCTGGCGGTGGTGTCGCTGACGCTGCCGTTTCATCAAACCCATGCGCTGTCATGGCGCGACATGCTCAGGCAGATCGTCGGCAATCCGCTGATCATCGGCGTGTTGGCGGCGCTGCCGTTCAGTCTGTTGCAAATTCCGCTGCCGCTGCTGGCCACCCGCACCGGCGACTATCTGGCCAATCTGACCCTGCCGCTGGCGCTCATCGGCATCGGTGGTTCCCTCACCTTGGCGGGGTTGCGAGAAGCGGGGGTGAAATCCACTATCGCCGCCCTCATCAAAACCGTCGCCCTACCGCTCATTCTCACCCCAGTGGCCATCGCGCTGGGGTTTGTGGGGGTGGAGTTGGGCATGCTCTATCTGGCCTTCGCTGCGCCCACCGCCGCCGCCAGCTTCCCTATGACCCGCGCCATGGGCGGCAATGGCGAGATGGCCGGTCAGATCATCGTGGTCAGCACGCTGGCCTCGGCGTTCACCCTGGGCGCCGGGCTCTTCATCCTGCGTTGGGGCGGCTGGATTTGACGCGGCGCAGGCAACTCAACTCTACGTCTTAGCCGCGCTCGGCGTTGCGTTGCTCTCCAACGCTTCCACCAGTCGGGTCAAGAGGGTGATCATCGTCTCCATCTGCTTGGGCGTAAGCCCCTGCTCCAGCAGTTCGCCATCGGAACGCAGCACGTGGGCCATGGCCCGCTCGATGCGTGCGCCGCCCGCTGGGGTGAGACGCACCGGCTTGCTGCGGCGATCCTGATCGCTCACGGAACGGGTGATCAGATCACGCCCCTCCAGTCGCGTCAGCGCCTTGGTCAGCCCACCCGAGGTGATCTGCAAAAACGCGCACAGATCGTTGGGCGTCAATTGGTGGGGCGGCGACTCGCGCCGCAACATCGCCAGAATCTGAAATTCGGTGAAGTCCAAAGCCTCCTCACGGGCGCAGCGTTCGGCGTTGGCGCGGATGATGGCGTTGAGACGGAACACGCGCAGCATCATGCGCGACACCGGCGTGACCGAGTCTGGCCAGTTCTGCTCCATCTGCTGAAAAAGTGACGCAACTGATCGGCTGTCAATGGTCATGAATCCTCCTTTGATACAGCATATTTTGCCACAAAATATCTTGCAAGGAAGATAATTGCCGCGCTATATAGCTTCTCAGGAAGATAATTACAGGCAAATTGGCAGGGAGATCCGAGATGAAAAATCTGAAAACGCGGCAGTGGTCCACGCCGCTGGTGATTATGGCGGGCGTGTTTGTTGCGGTGACCGGCGTGTTGCTGTTTTTCCATCTGGGCGGCGCGGCGCGGGAGGCCCATGAGTGGATCGGTCTGGCCATGGCGGCGGGCATTCTGTTTCACGTCCTCAACCATTGGGGGACGTTCACCAGTTATTTTTCGCAGAAGCTGGGCGCAGGCGTGATGGGCGGCGTGGCGCTGGTCGCCATCGGCTTGGTGCTGGGCGGCGCGCTGAATAGCAGGCCCAATCCCAAAGGGTTTGTGCTGGACGCCTTCCTCTCGGCGCCGTTGGCGCAGGTGGCCGGAGTGTTGGGCAAATCGTC from Magnetofaba australis IT-1 encodes:
- a CDS encoding DUF4405 domain-containing protein, giving the protein MKNLKTRQWSTPLVIMAGVFVAVTGVLLFFHLGGAAREAHEWIGLAMAAGILFHVLNHWGTFTSYFSQKLGAGVMGGVALVAIGLVLGGALNSRPNPKGFVLDAFLSAPLAQVAGVLGKSSQELAAQLGAQGITVDGDALSIKQIARANAMEPFHLVEKLAR
- a CDS encoding TAXI family TRAP transporter solute-binding subunit, coding for MRLLGKIALSAVVAASVALAGAPNARANQDFLLATASTGGTYYPVGVALATLTKVKIQPKHKMGMSAINSAGSGENVKLIREKEAQFAILQGLFGSYAWNGTGPVAKSGKQTHLRSVTMLWQNVEQIVLDKEYAKTGTAADVMAVKGKKMALGKKNSGTIGSNRKIFGNLGVDIDNDYDLMYAGYGPSAEALQDGRVAGVNTPAGVPTGAITKLFASAGNKITPLNFSPELAKKADGGLGLWTPYLIKAGTYPGQTADWHTIAQPNFLATHADVDEQFVYLLTKTIYENLPFLQAIHSATKAMALEKALAGLPVPLHRGAVKYYKEAGVKIPPHLIVD
- a CDS encoding MarR family winged helix-turn-helix transcriptional regulator; the protein is MTIDSRSVASLFQQMEQNWPDSVTPVSRMMLRVFRLNAIIRANAERCAREEALDFTEFQILAMLRRESPPHQLTPNDLCAFLQITSGGLTKALTRLEGRDLITRSVSDQDRRSKPVRLTPAGGARIERAMAHVLRSDGELLEQGLTPKQMETMITLLTRLVEALESNATPSAAKT
- a CDS encoding AEC family transporter, coding for MQQFWSSIWFVAQVTGPIFLLVALGAWLRVIKVIDERFVEDSARVVFRVALPTLIFMAIAKTDPSELMRPAVLGCFVAATLASFGGVFWISGQFRMAAADRAAFVHGAFRSNYGIFGLAIGLNSFGQEALVVGSVILALLIPLYNILAVVSLTLPFHQTHALSWRDMLRQIVGNPLIIGVLAALPFSLLQIPLPLLATRTGDYLANLTLPLALIGIGGSLTLAGLREAGVKSTIAALIKTVALPLILTPVAIALGFVGVELGMLYLAFAAPTAAASFPMTRAMGGNGEMAGQIIVVSTLASAFTLGAGLFILRWGGWI